Within Vannielia litorea, the genomic segment GCCCTCGAGCCGCGGCTGCCCAAGGGCGCGTATACCGCGCCGCTCTATGGGGCGATGCCCTTTTCCGAGCAGCGCAAGGCCATCGAACTCTCGCTCGGCAGCCCGGATCACCGGCGCAAGATCGTGCTCGCCACGTCGATCGCCGAGACCTCGCTCACCATTCCCGGTATCCGCACGGTGGTCGACGCGGGCCGAGCCCGTCGTGCCCGGTTCGACCCGGGCACCGGCATGTCGCGGCTGCTGACCGAGCCGGTGAGCCGCGCCGAGGCAACCCAGCGGGCCGGTCGCGCCGGGCGCGTGGAGGCAGGGCGCGTCTACCGGCTCTGGACAAAGGGTGGCCACGGCGCCCTGCCCGCCTTCCCCCCCGCCGAGATCGAAGCCGCCGACCTGACCGGGCTTGCGCTGGAACTGGCGCTCTGGGGCGGCGGCGAGGGCCTTCGGTTTCTCACCCCCCCGCCAGAAGGGGCCATGACCACCGCCCGCGACTTGCTCGCGGGTCTCGGCGCACTCGACCGGGAGGGGCGGATCACGGAGCATGGCAAGACCCTCGCGGCCCTGCCCGTTCACCCCCGCCTGGGCCATATGCTCGCCCTCGCAGGCCCCTCCGCCGCCCCGCTCGCCGCGCTGCTGGAAGAGCGCGACCCGCTCCGCAACGCGGGTACGGACCTCGCCAGGCGGCTGAAACTCCTTCAGAATCCGGGCCTGGCCCCGGAGGCGGCGCGCGGTGCGCTCAAACGGATCGCGGCGGAAACCAGGCGCCTCTCCCGCCTCGCCGGCCCGACCTCAGACCTGACCGCCGCCCAGGCCCTGGCCCTGGCCTACCCGGACCGCATCGGATTGCGCCGCCCCGGAGATGCGCCGCGCTTCCTGCTCTCGGGCGGGCGCGGGGCGCAGATGGCGGCGGAGGATGACCTTGCCGGTCAGCGCCTCATCGTCGTGGCCGATATCGAGGGCGAGGGCCGCGACGCCCGGATCCGTCTGGCACTGCCGATCAGCGAAAGCGAGCTGCGCGCCACACCCGGTGTGGCCCCCGCCTGGCACGATCTGGCCGAATGGTCGAAACGCGAGCGTCGGGTCGTGGCGCGGCAGCAGGAGCGGCTCGGCGCGCTGGTGCTTGACGATCGCAACTGGAAGGACGCGCCTGAAGAGGCCCTCTCGGCCGCCGCGCTCGACGGCATCCGCGACCTCGGCCTGCCGCTCACCGACCGCGCCCGCCGCCTGCTCGCCCGGGTGGCCCTGATGCCCGACCTGCCCGATTGCTCCGAAAGCGCCCTGCTCGCCGAGGCCGAAGACTGGCTGTTGCCCTATCTCGGCAAGATCCGTACCGCCGCCGACATCGCCGCGCTCGACATCACCGACGCCCTGAAGGCCCGGATCGGCTGGGAGGGGATGCAAGCGCTTGACCGCGCCACGCCGCCCAGCTTTACCACGCCGCTCGGCCGCACCATCCCGATCGACTATTCCGGCGAGGCCCCCGAGATATCTCTGCGCCTGCAGGAAATGTTCGGCCAGACGAACCACCCCACCGTGGCCGGCAAGCCGCTCCGCGTGACCCTGCTTTCGCCCGGCGGCCGCCCGGTTCAGACCACGATGGACATACCGGGCTTCTGGGCGTCGTCCTACGCCGACGTGCGCAAGGACATGCGCGGCCGCTACCCCAAGCACCCCTGGCCCGAAGACCCGACCGTCGCTGACCCGACCCTGCGCGCCAAGCCACGCAAATGATTGCGCCGCCGCCCGGCCCGCCGTAAACCGCCGCAATGCCCCGCTTTGCACTGAAAATCGAATACAACGGCGCACCCTTCGCGGGGTGGCAGCGGCAGGCCGACCTGCCCTCGGTGCAGGGGGCGGTGGAGGCGGCGTTGGCGCGGCTGGAGCCGGGCCAGCACAGCATCGCGGCGGCAGGGCGCACCGACACCGGCGTGCATGCGCTTGGGCAGGTCGCGCATTGCGACCTGGCCAGGCACTGGGACCCGTTTCGCCTTTCGGAGGCGCTGAACTATCACCTGAAGCCCGATCCGGTCGCCGTGGTGGCCTGCGCCGCGGTGCCGGACGACTGGCACGCCCGCTTCTCGGCGTTGGCTCGGCATTACCTGTTTCGCGTCGTGGTGCGGCGTGCGCCGCTCACCCATGATGACGGGCTGGCCTGGCGGGTGATGCAGCCGCTTTCGCTCTCTGCCATGCAAGAGGGCGCGGCCCAGCTGATCGGGCAACATGACTTCACAACCTTCCGCGCCTCGGGCTGTCAGGCCAAATCGCCGGTCAAGACGCTGGACCGGCTGGAGATCGAGGAGCTGGATTACCCCGGCGGCCGAGAATTTCGCTTTCACCTCTCGGCCCGCAGTTTCCTGCACAACCAGGTCCGCAGCTTCGTGGGCACGCTGGAGCGGGTTGGCGCGGGGGCCTGGGCGCCGGAGGACGTCGGGACGGCGCTGGCGGCGCGGGACCGGGCGGCCTGCGGGCCGGTCTGCCCGCCGCATGGGCTTTACTTGAGAGCGGTGGATTACCCCTCCGACCCTTTCGCTTAGGCCTCTGCCCTCACATCTGAGCGGGCCTCAGGCGCGCGGTATCATAGCCAGCCCAATCGAGGATTTCGGTCGCCGCCTTCATCCGGTCGGGTCCGATCCGGCCGCGGTCGAGCACGGCACCGAAGCGGCCCGAAGGCGTGCCGATGACAAGCGTGCGATAGTCGGCATCGACCCAGAGCACCCACCACGGCTCGGAGAGGTCGCCCGGAAGCCCCTGCACCGCAAGGCGCCCCGGCCCCGAGGGCACGAGCCGTGCAGTTCCGGCCACGCTTTGCAGTGCCAGACCCTCCGCGTTGGTGGTGAACCGCGCCTGGCAGATCAGGCACGGGCCCGCCTGACGAAAAGAGGCCACCTCGCGCCATTCACCTGCGATCCGGGCGGGATCGAAGAGGGCAATGGAACTGATCGGCGCGGTCGGATTGCGATACGTGTCCGGCGTGGGCGTCTTGGCGCAGCCGGCCAGCAGCAGGGCCACGAGGATCACTCGGTGCATATGTTCACCACCCGGCCGCTCTCGAGCGCGTCGTAACAGCCGAAGAGCGGGCTGGCCGGGGCGCAGGTGCGGGACTTGGCGAAGCAGAGGCCCTCGCAGTCGGAGCTGTCATCGCAGCGCTTGTTGGCGTCGCGCGTGGGCTTCACGCAGACGAAGGTGCCGCCCTCGCCGCGCCGCACGAAACGGCCTTTCTGCTTGGTGCATTGCGCGGCCTGGCCGGTGAGGGCCGGTGGCACGGGAGGCGGTTCGGGGGCCTGATAGATCTGGTCGGGCAGGGTTGGCGCGGGTGTCTCATCTGCTTTCGCCGGTTCCGCCTCGGCGGCCTGGGGCAGAAGATCGTCCTGCGCGTCGGGCGTCATCGCCGCCGCGGGGGGCTCCAGCGCAGCCTGTGTCGGAGCCTTGCCAGCGGGTGTTGCGCCGGTCGAAGCCGCAGCCTCGCTGCCGGGGCGAGCCTTGGGCCTCGGGTCTCCGGGGCCGGCCTCGGCTGCGGCCACGGTCTCGCCGCTCCCGGGCCTGGCCTTGTTTCCCGGCATGACGCAGGAAGCCAGCGCAAGGCAAAGCACCAGCCCCGAGGTCAAGATCCAAGCCCTTCGCACTGCCGTCAGCCTCCTCGCAGGTCGCGGCGAGCCTGCCAGATATGCGCCAAATGTCCAGCCGGATACGCTAGATATTGCGGGCTGACGGCAATGTGATGCTCAGAACGGCAGGGGATGGGCGCGGTGGATTTCGGCGATGCCCTTGCGCAGCTCGTCGGTCAGGGCAAAGTCCATCCCTGCGATGATATGCGCCAGCTGCGACAAGGTCGTCGCCCCGAAGATCACCGACCCCATGAAGGGCCGTTCGGCGGCCCAGGCCAACGCCATGTGGACCGGATCGACCCCGTGCCGCGCGGCCAGCCCCACATAGGCCTCGGTCGCCGCTTCGGCACGTGGAGTGATGCGGCCGCCAAGGTCGCCGTTGATCGCGGCGCGGCTGCCCTCCGGACGCGCACCGCCGACATATTTGCCGGTCAGAAGGCCTGCAGCGAGCGGCGAGTAGGCCAGGAGCGAAACCTCCTCCTGATGCGACATCTCGGCCATGTCGGTATCGTACATCCGGCAGAGCAGGCTGTATTCGTTCTGCACCGTCTCCATCCGGGGGCCGCCGGTTTCGGAGGCGAGCTGGTTCCAGCGGATCATGCCCCAGGCGCTCTCGTTGGAGGTGCCGAAGTGGCGGACCTTGCCGGCGGCCCGGATGCGGCCCATCTCCGCCATCACCTCTTCCATGTTGGCCCGCGTCGCGGCGCGATCCTGCTTTTCGGGCGCAAACCCCCAGTGCTGGCGGAAGTGGTAGGAGCCGCGCTGCGGCCAGTGAAGTTGAAAGAGATCAATGACATCGGTCTGCAGGCGGCGCAGTGAGTTGTCGACCGCTTCGCGCAGGGTTTCGGCGGTGATGCCCCTGCCGTCGCGCACCAGCTGGCTCGGGCCGACGATCTTGGTGGCGATCACCACGTCGCCCCGGCGGCCCGACCGGGCGACCCAGTTGCCGATGATCTCCTCGGTGCGACCGACCGTTTCGGCGCGCACCGGGTTGACCGGATACATCTCGGCGGTGTCGAGAAAGCAGAGCCCCGCGTCGAGCGCGGCGTCGATCTGGGCGTGGCCCTCGGCTTCCGGGGTCTGGTTGCCGAAGGTCATGGTGCCAAGGCACCAGATCGGCACCTTGAGGTCGCTCTTGCCGAGCGTCTGGATCTTCATAGGAAAACTGTCCCTGTTCGCTTTTCGTCAGACGACAGCCTAGTGCCCCGGACCCGGGGGGCAAGGCGATAGGGCACCGCTCAGGAGTTGCGTTTGGCGGGCTCTCCCCCACCCTCGATGCGAGACGCACGGCTGCCCGTGGGGGGGATGATGTAAGCGGCCCAGATGACCAGAAGCCCCAGGAGCGTGCCAAGGCTGTAGGCGAGCACGATCACCAGCCAGTGTGGCTCGAACACCTGGGCGACGAGACCGGCCGTTCCGAAGCCGAAGACCAGAATGATCGCCAACGATAGGAATTTCATCTTTGCACTCCGCCCGAAGGTGTACCCACCTTGGCCTCGCCCGATTAAGATATCGTCATCATCGGCCCGCCTTCGGCCGCACTGATCGGCGATTGCTCGCCAACCTGCGCGGGATGCTACGCCGTTAACGTTTATTAACCAAGTCAACTCGTAGCCGCAGCGCAGCATTTCCTGCCTGCGCACCGGCCCCGACGATCTGCAGCCACCGGCGCCGGGGACTGTGGTCATGGCGCCAAAAAGCCGCTAGGCTCATTGAAGATATCAAGCGAAAACGAGCCCTTGCCCTCTGATCTGATCATCTTCACCGACCTCGATGGCACCCTCCTGGACCATCATTCCTATAGCTACGCTGCGGCGCAGAGCGCTCTATCAAGGGTTGTCAAAGAAAGTTTTCCGCTGGTGCTGTCCAGCAGCAAGACCGCCGCAGAAATGGCCGCACTGGCCCGTGAACTGCCCGCCAGCCCCGCCGCGCTGATCGTGGAGAATGGTGCGGGCGTGGTGTGGAGCGGGGAGGATACGGCCACCGGCGGGCGCCATGGGGCGCTGATGGAGGCCCTGGCTCGGGTGACACCGGAACTTCGGGCGCTCTTCGAGGGCTTTGCCGACCTCGGGCCGGAGGGGGTGGCACGGCTGACGGGCCTGCCGCCCGCCGAAGCGGCGCTGGCATCGCGGCGCGACTGGTCCGAGCCCGGCATCTGGCGGGGCAGCGAAGAGGCCCGTGCCGCCTTTCTGGCCGAGCTTGCCGCGCAGGGTGTGACCGCGCGGCAGGGCGGCCGGTTTCTGACCCTCTCCTTCGGCGCAGACAAGGCCGACCGGATGAAGGAGGTGGCAGACCGCATCGCGCCCACAGCCCATGTTCTGGCACTCGGGGACGCGCCCAATGACATCGGGATGCTGGAGGCTGCGGACACCGGCATCATCATCGCCAACCCGCACGGCGCCGGAATCCCGCCGCTGCCCGGAGAAGAGACCGGGCGGATCCGCAGGGCGGGCGAAGGCCCTGCGGGATGGAACGCGGCGGTGCTGGCCTTCATTGACGAACTGACATCTGCCAACAGGCAGGCCTGACACGGGGGATAGGACCTTGGCCGATTTTCACCAGAGCGGCAGCGTTGCGACGCTGCACAACCTGCGCACCCTCGATCCGGCGGCCATGGCCCGCGAACTCGAGACGATCGCGGTGACCCGCAAGATCGTGCTGATCCTGCCGTCTCTCTACTCGGAACTGGAAGGCGAGGCCCTGCCCGCGATCCTCGACGAACTCTCCAAGGTGCGATTCATCAGCCGGATCATCATCGGGCTCGACCGCGCCGACGCGCAGCAATACCGCGACGCCAAGGCCTTCTTCGCCCGGCTGCCGCAGGAGCACATGGTGTTG encodes:
- a CDS encoding HAD-IIB family hydrolase, with product MPSDLIIFTDLDGTLLDHHSYSYAAAQSALSRVVKESFPLVLSSSKTAAEMAALARELPASPAALIVENGAGVVWSGEDTATGGRHGALMEALARVTPELRALFEGFADLGPEGVARLTGLPPAEAALASRRDWSEPGIWRGSEEARAAFLAELAAQGVTARQGGRFLTLSFGADKADRMKEVADRIAPTAHVLALGDAPNDIGMLEAADTGIIIANPHGAGIPPLPGEETGRIRRAGEGPAGWNAAVLAFIDELTSANRQA
- the truA gene encoding tRNA pseudouridine(38-40) synthase TruA → MPRFALKIEYNGAPFAGWQRQADLPSVQGAVEAALARLEPGQHSIAAAGRTDTGVHALGQVAHCDLARHWDPFRLSEALNYHLKPDPVAVVACAAVPDDWHARFSALARHYLFRVVVRRAPLTHDDGLAWRVMQPLSLSAMQEGAAQLIGQHDFTTFRASGCQAKSPVKTLDRLEIEELDYPGGREFRFHLSARSFLHNQVRSFVGTLERVGAGAWAPEDVGTALAARDRAACGPVCPPHGLYLRAVDYPSDPFA
- a CDS encoding lipocalin family protein; its protein translation is MHRVILVALLLAGCAKTPTPDTYRNPTAPISSIALFDPARIAGEWREVASFRQAGPCLICQARFTTNAEGLALQSVAGTARLVPSGPGRLAVQGLPGDLSEPWWVLWVDADYRTLVIGTPSGRFGAVLDRGRIGPDRMKAATEILDWAGYDTARLRPAQM
- the hrpB gene encoding ATP-dependent helicase HrpB; this encodes MRRVDDPFTLALPITEVLPELVAALQRDGMAVLQAPPGAGKTTMVPVALWEAGMAEAGRILMLEPRRLAARGAAEQLARNLSTQLGEGVGYRMRGEAKVSRATRIEVVTEGILTRMIQSDPELAGVSTVIFDEFHERSLQADLGLALVLEAREALRPDLKLLVMSATLDAAPVADLMGEAPVITSEGRSFPVEEHWADAPLPAGTRIEGPLSDLVLRALAETDGDMLVFLPGEGEIRRTVAALEPRLPKGAYTAPLYGAMPFSEQRKAIELSLGSPDHRRKIVLATSIAETSLTIPGIRTVVDAGRARRARFDPGTGMSRLLTEPVSRAEATQRAGRAGRVEAGRVYRLWTKGGHGALPAFPPAEIEAADLTGLALELALWGGGEGLRFLTPPPEGAMTTARDLLAGLGALDREGRITEHGKTLAALPVHPRLGHMLALAGPSAAPLAALLEERDPLRNAGTDLARRLKLLQNPGLAPEAARGALKRIAAETRRLSRLAGPTSDLTAAQALALAYPDRIGLRRPGDAPRFLLSGGRGAQMAAEDDLAGQRLIVVADIEGEGRDARIRLALPISESELRATPGVAPAWHDLAEWSKRERRVVARQQERLGALVLDDRNWKDAPEEALSAAALDGIRDLGLPLTDRARRLLARVALMPDLPDCSESALLAEAEDWLLPYLGKIRTAADIAALDITDALKARIGWEGMQALDRATPPSFTTPLGRTIPIDYSGEAPEISLRLQEMFGQTNHPTVAGKPLRVTLLSPGGRPVQTTMDIPGFWASSYADVRKDMRGRYPKHPWPEDPTVADPTLRAKPRK
- a CDS encoding aldo/keto reductase; its protein translation is MKIQTLGKSDLKVPIWCLGTMTFGNQTPEAEGHAQIDAALDAGLCFLDTAEMYPVNPVRAETVGRTEEIIGNWVARSGRRGDVVIATKIVGPSQLVRDGRGITAETLREAVDNSLRRLQTDVIDLFQLHWPQRGSYHFRQHWGFAPEKQDRAATRANMEEVMAEMGRIRAAGKVRHFGTSNESAWGMIRWNQLASETGGPRMETVQNEYSLLCRMYDTDMAEMSHQEEVSLLAYSPLAAGLLTGKYVGGARPEGSRAAINGDLGGRITPRAEAATEAYVGLAARHGVDPVHMALAWAAERPFMGSVIFGATTLSQLAHIIAGMDFALTDELRKGIAEIHRAHPLPF